One Novosphingobium sp. EMRT-2 DNA segment encodes these proteins:
- a CDS encoding glycosyltransferase family 2 protein, translating to MIELAVILPTFKERKNLAPMVARLDAALAGIAWEAIFVDDNSPDGTSDEARAIAQQDARIRVIERFGRRGLASAAIEGMCATAAPIVAVMDADGQHDPALLPEMLAAVKSGEYDLAYASRFAEGASVDAWGRPDRVKASGLANRIARKVTGVQLSDPMSGFFMLRAETLRADAHRLSGVGFKILLDILATVDAPLRVKELPLHFAARLDGESKLDQTVVFEFLVGLYDKWLGRFIPTRFALFGTVGALGVGVQMSALWLVLHLLLGERFVYGHWSSNVTFNVANTIAAVIAMTFNFVLNNELTYSDKRLRGFVPLMRGWAKFAMTCSLGLLTNVGSAAALKAMGFHDFVAVIVGIVLGSVWNFALSSKFVWGKY from the coding sequence ATGATCGAACTCGCTGTCATCCTGCCCACGTTCAAGGAACGCAAGAACCTTGCCCCCATGGTCGCCCGGCTCGATGCCGCGCTGGCCGGCATCGCGTGGGAAGCCATCTTCGTCGACGACAACAGCCCCGACGGCACCTCCGACGAAGCCCGCGCCATCGCGCAGCAGGATGCGCGCATCCGCGTGATCGAACGCTTCGGGCGGCGCGGCCTTGCGTCCGCCGCGATCGAGGGCATGTGCGCCACCGCCGCGCCGATCGTCGCAGTGATGGACGCCGACGGCCAGCACGATCCCGCCCTGCTGCCGGAAATGCTGGCAGCGGTGAAAAGCGGGGAATACGACCTCGCCTACGCCTCGCGCTTCGCCGAAGGCGCCAGCGTCGATGCCTGGGGCCGCCCCGATCGCGTCAAGGCCTCCGGCCTTGCCAACCGGATCGCCCGCAAGGTGACCGGCGTGCAGCTGTCCGACCCGATGAGCGGCTTCTTCATGCTGCGCGCCGAAACGCTGCGCGCCGATGCCCACCGCCTTTCCGGCGTGGGCTTCAAGATCCTGCTCGACATCCTCGCCACGGTCGATGCGCCGCTGCGCGTCAAGGAACTGCCGCTGCATTTCGCGGCCAGGCTTGACGGGGAATCGAAGCTCGACCAGACGGTCGTGTTCGAATTCCTCGTCGGACTTTACGACAAGTGGCTGGGCCGCTTCATCCCCACCCGCTTCGCCCTGTTTGGCACCGTGGGCGCGCTGGGCGTGGGCGTGCAGATGAGCGCGTTGTGGCTGGTGCTGCACCTGCTGCTGGGCGAACGCTTCGTCTATGGCCACTGGTCCAGCAACGTGACCTTCAACGTGGCCAACACGATCGCGGCGGTCATCGCGATGACCTTCAACTTCGTGCTCAACAACGAGCTGACTTATTCGGACAAGCGGCTGCGCGGCTTCGTTCCGCTGATGCGCGGCTGGGCCAAGTTCGCCATGACCTGCTCGCTGGGCCTGCTCACCAACGTCGGCTCGGCAGCGGCGCTGAAGGCCATGGGCTTCCACGATTTCGTCGCGGTGATCGTGGGCATCGTGCTGGGTTCGGTATGGAACTTCGCGCTTTCGTCCAAGTTCGTCTGGGGCA
- the leuB gene encoding 3-isopropylmalate dehydrogenase, translating to MKIAVLPGDGIGPEVTHEAVRVIEALGAGDIAMEQAPVGGAAYKAHGHPLPPETLDIARRSDAILFGAVGDPDCDALERHLRPEQAILGLRKELTLFANLRPAKVFKGLEDHSALRPEVASAIDLLIVRELNGDVYFGEKGFRTTASGEREGYDVMSYAESEVRRIAHVAFRAARTRAHRVCSVDKANVLETSQLWRDVIVEVAKEYPDVTLDHMYVDNAAMQLVRNPGQFDVMVTGNLFGDILSDQASMCVGSIGMLASASLGERQTEYGTFGLYEPIHGSAPDIAGKGLANPMATILSAAMLLRHSLGLATQADRIERAVARALEDGVFGRDLGGTAGTTEIGDAVLARL from the coding sequence ATGAAGATCGCAGTTCTGCCGGGCGACGGCATCGGCCCCGAAGTGACGCACGAGGCGGTACGGGTGATCGAAGCGCTTGGCGCAGGCGATATTGCCATGGAGCAAGCCCCGGTCGGCGGCGCGGCCTACAAGGCCCATGGCCATCCGCTGCCCCCCGAAACGCTGGACATCGCGCGCCGGTCCGATGCGATCCTGTTCGGCGCGGTGGGCGATCCCGATTGCGATGCGCTGGAACGGCACCTGCGCCCCGAACAAGCGATCCTGGGGCTGCGCAAGGAGCTGACGCTGTTCGCCAACCTGCGTCCGGCCAAGGTGTTCAAGGGCCTTGAGGACCATTCCGCGCTGCGCCCCGAAGTCGCCTCCGCCATCGACCTGCTGATCGTGCGCGAACTCAATGGCGACGTCTATTTCGGCGAAAAGGGCTTTCGCACCACCGCCAGCGGCGAACGCGAAGGCTATGACGTGATGTCCTATGCGGAAAGCGAGGTGCGCCGCATCGCCCATGTCGCGTTCCGCGCCGCACGCACCCGCGCGCACCGTGTCTGCTCGGTGGACAAGGCCAACGTGCTCGAAACCTCGCAGCTGTGGCGCGACGTGATCGTCGAGGTGGCGAAGGAATATCCCGACGTCACGCTCGATCACATGTACGTGGACAACGCGGCGATGCAGCTGGTGCGCAACCCCGGCCAGTTCGACGTGATGGTCACCGGCAACCTGTTTGGCGATATTCTTTCGGATCAGGCCAGCATGTGCGTCGGCTCGATCGGGATGCTCGCCTCCGCCTCGCTGGGCGAGCGCCAGACCGAATACGGCACGTTCGGGCTTTACGAGCCGATCCACGGCTCCGCGCCCGACATCGCCGGCAAGGGTCTGGCCAACCCGATGGCGACGATCCTGTCCGCCGCGATGCTGCTGCGCCACTCGCTTGGCCTGGCCACGCAGGCCGACCGCATCGAACGCGCCGTGGCGCGGGCGCTGGAAGACGGCGTGTTCGGCCGCGATCTTGGCGGGACCGCGGGCACGACGGAAATTGGTGACGCCGTGCTGGCAAGGCTGTAA
- a CDS encoding DNA repair protein RecO — MHIRAPAILCAVRAHGEHGAVVRLLTADHGLVAAYVAGARGREMRPLLIPGNVLDADLRARNDSQLPSARIELVTSRGPWLTEPLPSAAIGWACALTAATLPEGYPYPALHAALGATLDAICHAPSARGWARAMAGYEALLLREVGYGAVPAPPADEGWPALLDRLDRHGTAIGNRLLADRHRDVMAARAILLDRLKRMDA; from the coding sequence ATGCACATTCGCGCGCCCGCCATCCTCTGCGCCGTCCGCGCCCACGGCGAACACGGGGCCGTGGTGCGCCTGCTGACCGCCGATCACGGGCTTGTCGCCGCCTATGTCGCGGGTGCGCGCGGACGGGAAATGCGGCCCTTGCTGATCCCGGGTAACGTGCTGGACGCCGATCTGCGCGCACGCAACGACAGCCAGCTTCCTTCCGCCCGGATCGAACTCGTCACCAGCCGGGGTCCGTGGCTGACCGAGCCGCTGCCCAGCGCGGCGATCGGCTGGGCCTGTGCGCTGACCGCCGCGACATTGCCCGAAGGCTATCCCTATCCCGCGCTTCATGCCGCGCTCGGGGCGACGCTCGATGCGATATGCCACGCCCCCTCCGCGCGCGGCTGGGCGCGGGCGATGGCGGGGTACGAAGCGCTGCTGCTGCGGGAAGTGGGCTATGGGGCCGTCCCCGCCCCGCCAGCGGACGAGGGCTGGCCGGCGCTGCTGGACCGGCTGGACCGGCATGGCACGGCGATCGGGAACCGCCTGCTTGCCGATCGCCACCGCGATGTTATGGCGGCGCGCGCGATTCTGCTAGACCGGCTGAAACGCATGGACGCTTGA
- the apaG gene encoding Co2+/Mg2+ efflux protein ApaG: MKQLFQHAAVTEGVTVRVAVNFLPEQSRVDAGKWFWVYHIRIENDSAQRFQLLSRHWRITDGRGNVNFVDGEGVVGEQPLLEPGQTHDYVSGCPLGTPQGSMEGHYTMQRPDGSLFEVAIPFFPLAAPATAN, from the coding sequence ATGAAGCAGCTCTTCCAGCATGCCGCAGTGACGGAGGGCGTGACCGTCCGGGTTGCGGTCAATTTCCTGCCCGAACAATCCCGCGTCGATGCGGGCAAATGGTTCTGGGTCTATCACATCCGCATCGAGAACGACTCGGCGCAGCGGTTCCAGCTTCTGTCGCGCCACTGGCGGATCACCGACGGGCGCGGCAACGTGAACTTCGTCGACGGCGAAGGCGTGGTTGGCGAACAGCCGTTGCTCGAACCGGGGCAGACGCACGATTACGTTTCCGGCTGTCCGCTGGGAACGCCGCAGGGCAGCATGGAAGGGCACTACACCATGCAGCGTCCGGACGGATCGCTGTTCGAAGTGGCGATCCCGTTCTTCCCGCTGGCCGCTCCGGCCACCGCGAACTGA
- a CDS encoding LysR family transcriptional regulator yields the protein MKRTHLPLNGLRVLDAAARHLSFTRAADELAVTPAAVGQQIRALEDLLGVVLFRRTSKGLELTDEALAGLDAIREGFLRFEEGVQAMQAGQSSHVYTIACPRDVFAAWLSPRLATFRAGNDQLRFALVGGDADIDFTEANLDLAVRWAEGPGDLEGIALGEAAVIVVTAVGSDGGDAPWIGWPGDPAPGGEGAEVAFSVGDAGTAISAAAAGLGKARVPVLLAQTAVAEGRVAAVGEAEPSRRGYWLVAPLPQWRQKKVKALIAALTD from the coding sequence ATGAAGCGGACGCACCTGCCGCTCAATGGCCTGCGCGTGCTCGATGCGGCGGCGCGGCACCTTTCGTTCACCCGTGCGGCCGATGAACTGGCGGTGACGCCGGCGGCCGTCGGGCAGCAGATCCGCGCGCTGGAAGACCTGCTGGGCGTGGTCCTGTTCCGCCGCACGTCCAAGGGCCTGGAACTCACCGACGAGGCGCTGGCCGGGCTGGACGCGATCCGCGAGGGCTTCCTGCGCTTTGAGGAAGGCGTGCAGGCGATGCAGGCCGGGCAATCGAGCCATGTCTATACCATCGCCTGCCCGCGCGACGTGTTCGCCGCCTGGCTTTCCCCGCGCCTTGCCACCTTCCGCGCCGGCAACGACCAGTTGCGCTTCGCGCTGGTGGGGGGTGATGCCGACATCGATTTCACCGAAGCCAATCTCGATCTCGCCGTGCGCTGGGCCGAAGGGCCGGGCGATCTGGAAGGGATCGCGCTGGGGGAGGCGGCGGTGATCGTCGTGACGGCCGTCGGCAGCGATGGCGGTGACGCGCCGTGGATCGGCTGGCCGGGCGATCCCGCGCCGGGCGGGGAGGGTGCGGAGGTGGCATTTTCCGTCGGCGATGCCGGCACCGCGATCAGCGCCGCCGCTGCCGGACTGGGCAAGGCGCGCGTGCCGGTGCTGCTGGCGCAGACGGCCGTTGCCGAAGGGCGCGTCGCCGCCGTGGGCGAAGCCGAGCCAAGCCGGCGCGGATACTGGCTGGTCGCACCGCTGCCGCAATGGCGCCAGAAGAAGGTCAAGGCGCTGATCGCCGCGCTGACGGACTGA
- a CDS encoding multidrug effflux MFS transporter produces the protein MTSENHHQPEETTGTPRGREFVAMMAMLMALQALAIDGMLPALGQIAHDLNVTDPNRRQLVVGVFLLAAGVGALLPGTLADRFGRRPVVLTSLGLYIVFSLACAMARDFDTLLVLRALQAVGSSGVTVLPGAIIRDRHSGDRMARMLSTISVVFMVVPMLAPSVGQFVLLFAGWRWIFIMLAVMAALVALWVALRLDETLRPEFRQPINPAAIAVNMIAAASNRASIGYVLGGSLMFGALLGYINSSQQLVAEHFGAGSAFPLLFGATAVTMACASFSNSRIVERFGARRVSHTALFVYIGVSCLQVYFATRPHQTLWQFMPLIAMNMCLMGFVGANFSSIALQPFAKIAGAASSVQAFMRMALGSFIGMIIGQAFDGTARPLAISFLAAGILALMLVLFSEKGRLFRRLLPPGTPRIIVDH, from the coding sequence ATGACCAGCGAGAACCACCACCAGCCAGAGGAAACGACGGGAACGCCAAGGGGACGCGAATTCGTGGCGATGATGGCCATGCTGATGGCCCTGCAGGCGCTGGCGATCGACGGCATGCTGCCGGCGCTGGGCCAGATCGCGCACGACCTGAACGTGACCGATCCCAACCGACGGCAACTGGTGGTCGGCGTGTTCCTGCTCGCCGCCGGCGTGGGTGCGCTGCTGCCCGGCACGCTGGCGGACCGCTTCGGACGGCGCCCCGTGGTGTTGACCAGCCTGGGCCTGTACATCGTGTTTTCGCTGGCCTGCGCGATGGCCCGCGATTTCGATACGCTGCTGGTGCTGCGCGCGCTGCAGGCGGTCGGCAGTTCGGGCGTGACGGTGCTGCCCGGCGCGATCATCCGCGATCGCCACAGCGGCGATCGCATGGCGCGGATGCTGTCGACGATCTCCGTGGTGTTCATGGTCGTGCCGATGCTGGCGCCCAGCGTCGGGCAGTTCGTGCTGCTGTTCGCAGGATGGCGCTGGATTTTCATCATGCTGGCGGTGATGGCCGCACTGGTCGCGCTGTGGGTCGCCCTTCGGCTCGACGAGACGCTGCGGCCGGAATTCCGGCAGCCGATCAATCCAGCGGCAATCGCGGTGAACATGATCGCCGCCGCCTCGAACCGGGCGTCGATCGGCTATGTCCTGGGCGGATCGCTGATGTTCGGCGCGCTGCTGGGCTATATCAATTCCTCGCAGCAGCTTGTCGCGGAACACTTCGGCGCGGGTAGCGCCTTCCCGCTGCTGTTCGGGGCGACGGCGGTGACGATGGCCTGCGCCAGTTTCTCCAACTCGCGCATCGTCGAACGGTTCGGCGCGCGGCGCGTGTCGCACACCGCGCTGTTCGTCTATATCGGCGTAAGCTGCCTGCAGGTGTATTTCGCCACGCGTCCGCACCAGACGCTGTGGCAGTTCATGCCGCTGATCGCGATGAACATGTGCCTGATGGGCTTCGTCGGCGCCAATTTCAGCTCGATCGCGCTCCAGCCCTTCGCCAAGATCGCGGGCGCGGCGAGTTCGGTCCAAGCGTTCATGCGCATGGCGCTCGGCTCGTTCATCGGCATGATAATCGGGCAGGCGTTCGACGGCACCGCCCGCCCGCTCGCGATCTCGTTCCTGGCCGCCGGCATCCTGGCGCTGATGCTGGTGCTGTTCAGCGAGAAGGGACGGCTGTTCCGCCGTCTGCTGCCGCCGGGCACGCCGCGCATCATCGTCGATCACTGA
- the dinB gene encoding DNA polymerase IV, which yields MEPARNDPGEEESGDGLRKIIHVDMDAFYASVEQRDEPSLKGKPVAVGGSSERGVVAAASYEARVFGVRSAMPSVRAARLCPGLIFRKPRFDVYRGVSQQIRAIFQDYTPHVEPLSLDEAYLDVTDDIRGIGSATRIAELIRQRIRAETGLTASAGVSYNKFLAKLASDQNKPDGLCVIRPGEGAAFVAGLPVRRFHGIGPRGAEKMAGLGIETGADLLAKDLAFLRSHFGSLADYLYRAARGIDLRRVRADRPRKSVGGERTFDRDLSSGPALREALERIIDIVWDRIERAGAQGRTVTLKMKSIDFTSMTRAKSSPRPVADKTVFASMARDLLEAVLPLPQPIRLMGLTLSALEGDHDDDDDEVPSGEAGRQQAELPF from the coding sequence ATGGAACCAGCGCGAAACGATCCCGGCGAGGAAGAGTCCGGCGACGGGCTGCGCAAGATCATCCATGTCGACATGGATGCCTTCTATGCCAGCGTCGAACAGCGCGACGAGCCTTCCCTCAAGGGCAAGCCGGTGGCGGTCGGCGGTTCGTCGGAGCGTGGAGTGGTCGCGGCGGCAAGCTACGAGGCGCGGGTATTCGGCGTGCGCTCCGCCATGCCGTCGGTGCGCGCGGCGCGGCTGTGCCCGGGCCTGATCTTCCGCAAACCCCGCTTCGATGTCTATCGCGGCGTGTCGCAGCAGATTCGCGCGATCTTCCAGGACTACACGCCGCACGTCGAGCCGCTGTCGCTGGACGAGGCCTATCTCGACGTGACCGACGACATTCGCGGGATCGGTTCCGCCACGCGCATCGCCGAACTGATCCGCCAGCGCATCCGCGCGGAAACCGGGCTGACCGCGAGCGCGGGGGTATCGTACAACAAGTTCCTGGCCAAGCTGGCGAGCGACCAGAACAAGCCCGACGGCCTGTGCGTGATCCGGCCGGGCGAGGGCGCGGCCTTCGTCGCCGGACTGCCGGTGCGCCGTTTCCACGGCATCGGCCCGCGCGGCGCGGAGAAGATGGCGGGGCTGGGGATCGAAACGGGCGCGGACCTGCTGGCGAAGGACCTGGCGTTTCTGCGGAGCCACTTCGGCAGCCTGGCGGATTACCTCTATCGCGCCGCGCGCGGGATAGACCTGCGCCGGGTGCGCGCCGACAGGCCGCGCAAATCGGTGGGCGGCGAGCGGACGTTCGATCGTGACCTGTCTTCCGGGCCTGCCTTGCGGGAGGCGCTGGAGCGGATCATCGACATCGTGTGGGACCGTATCGAACGGGCGGGCGCGCAGGGCCGAACAGTCACGCTCAAGATGAAGTCCATCGATTTCACCAGTATGACGCGGGCGAAATCGTCGCCGCGCCCGGTGGCGGACAAGACCGTGTTCGCCTCCATGGCGCGCGACCTGCTGGAAGCCGTGCTGCCGCTGCCGCAACCGATCCGGCTGATGGGCCTCACGCTCTCCGCGCTGGAAGGCGATCACGACGATGATGATGACGAGGTGCCGTCGGGGGAGGCGGGGCGGCAGCAGGCCGAATTGCCGTTTTGA
- a CDS encoding copper resistance protein B gives MRALPLVLAVAATFTQATPAHAQDAHAQDVHAGHDMGAMDHSGHPMQGMEQSDPHAGHAMPASDEDDADTPGDAPPPPVPTDHPADRFFDPARMAAARADLAREGRFFGNALIVDRLEYRAVRGRDGYGWQGEAWIGADLDKLVIASEGEGAFGETAERIELRALWRHAIAPYFNLEAGVRHDFQPGPQRTYATFGIDGLAPYWFDVEAQLLVSDKGDVHARVEGSYDLRLTNRLILQPALELDAAFRDVPELRTGAGFDRLEAGARLRYQITRQLAPYIGVHWERRLGETARLGALAGERASTVSLAIGVRSWF, from the coding sequence GTGCGCGCATTGCCCCTCGTGCTCGCCGTCGCAGCCACGTTCACGCAGGCCACGCCCGCCCACGCACAGGATGCGCACGCCCAGGATGTTCACGCGGGACACGACATGGGCGCCATGGATCATTCGGGCCACCCGATGCAGGGCATGGAGCAGAGCGATCCGCACGCGGGGCACGCCATGCCCGCCTCGGATGAAGACGATGCCGACACGCCCGGCGACGCACCGCCTCCCCCCGTCCCCACCGACCATCCGGCCGACCGCTTCTTCGATCCCGCGCGCATGGCCGCCGCGCGTGCCGATCTGGCAAGGGAAGGCCGCTTCTTCGGCAACGCGCTGATCGTCGACCGGCTGGAATACCGCGCCGTCCGGGGCCGCGACGGCTATGGCTGGCAGGGCGAGGCCTGGATCGGCGCCGATCTCGACAAGCTGGTGATCGCCAGCGAAGGCGAAGGCGCGTTCGGCGAAACGGCGGAGCGGATCGAACTGCGCGCCCTCTGGCGCCACGCCATCGCGCCCTATTTCAACCTGGAAGCCGGCGTGCGCCACGATTTCCAGCCCGGCCCGCAGCGCACGTATGCCACGTTCGGGATAGACGGCCTGGCCCCCTACTGGTTCGATGTGGAGGCGCAGTTGCTGGTCTCGGACAAGGGCGATGTCCACGCCCGCGTCGAAGGCAGCTACGACCTGCGGCTGACCAACCGCCTCATCCTCCAGCCCGCCTTGGAACTCGACGCCGCGTTCCGGGACGTGCCCGAACTGCGCACCGGCGCAGGCTTCGACCGGCTCGAAGCCGGGGCGCGGCTGCGCTACCAGATTACCCGCCAGCTTGCGCCCTACATCGGCGTCCACTGGGAACGCCGACTCGGCGAAACCGCCCGCCTTGGCGCGTTGGCCGGCGAAAGAGCCTCAACGGTCAGCCTGGCGATCGGCGTCCGGAGCTGGTTCTAG
- a CDS encoding copper resistance system multicopper oxidase has translation MVQPIVFNRRRLLMGQGALALSATLAPLFPAWARGANGGHHGMVTGPDAVAGIGDALSGERIALTIGESRFAVGKRSAAAVSINGSIPGPLIRLREGQTVRIDVTNRLREPSSIHWHGLLVPFQMDGVPGLSFPGIDPGETFTYEFPVRQAGTYWYHSHSGMQEAVGLYGPIVIDPATPSSASYDREYVLMLADWSPLHPHEIMRQLKAMSGTFNMRKQTLSGLLAGRDQSAKERFAWAGMRMDPTDISDVTGSTYSYLVNGHDSAANWTALYAPGERVRLRVINASAMTNFNLRIPSLSMTVIAADGLDVQPVETDEIQIAIAETYDVIVTPAGAGPHAIVAEALDRSGQVRATLATKPGMAAPIPPIRSRPVLTMRDMGMDMKGMGEMHHSMAMRDGANAPSVKMGPGVAMIAPMPVDRLADRPTGLEEVDHRVLTYADLRARDANPDQRTPSREIEVHLTANMERYMWSIDGETISGGAKPIPFRLGERVRVTLINDTMMPHPIHLHGHFFELVTGDPGHRPRKHTVNVLPGGKVAFDLTADAEGDWAFHCHMLLHMHAGMMRVVTVRREGEA, from the coding sequence ATGGTTCAACCGATTGTTTTCAACCGCCGCCGCCTGCTGATGGGACAAGGCGCGCTGGCGCTGTCCGCCACGCTCGCCCCGTTGTTCCCCGCGTGGGCGCGTGGCGCGAACGGCGGCCATCACGGCATGGTCACCGGCCCCGATGCGGTAGCCGGCATCGGCGATGCGCTCAGCGGTGAGCGGATCGCACTGACCATCGGGGAAAGCCGATTTGCGGTGGGGAAGCGTTCGGCTGCCGCCGTCAGCATCAACGGCTCCATTCCCGGCCCGCTGATCCGCCTGCGCGAAGGGCAGACAGTGCGGATCGACGTGACCAACCGGTTGCGGGAGCCGTCCTCGATCCACTGGCACGGGCTGCTCGTGCCGTTCCAGATGGACGGCGTGCCCGGCCTCAGCTTCCCCGGCATCGATCCGGGCGAGACGTTCACCTATGAATTCCCGGTCCGGCAGGCCGGCACCTACTGGTATCACAGCCATTCGGGGATGCAGGAGGCCGTCGGGCTCTACGGCCCGATCGTGATCGACCCCGCCACGCCTTCCAGCGCCTCATACGACCGCGAATACGTGCTCATGCTGGCCGACTGGAGCCCGCTGCACCCGCACGAGATAATGCGGCAGCTGAAGGCGATGAGCGGCACGTTCAACATGCGCAAGCAGACGCTGTCCGGCCTGCTCGCCGGGCGCGACCAGAGCGCGAAGGAACGGTTCGCCTGGGCGGGAATGCGCATGGACCCGACCGACATTTCCGACGTCACCGGCAGCACCTACAGCTACCTTGTCAACGGGCACGACAGCGCGGCGAACTGGACCGCGCTCTATGCACCGGGCGAACGGGTGCGGCTGCGCGTGATCAATGCATCGGCCATGACCAACTTCAACCTGCGCATCCCCAGTCTGTCCATGACGGTGATCGCCGCCGACGGACTGGACGTGCAGCCGGTGGAAACCGATGAAATCCAGATCGCTATCGCCGAAACCTACGACGTGATCGTCACACCCGCAGGCGCCGGCCCGCACGCGATCGTGGCCGAGGCGCTGGACCGCAGCGGGCAGGTCCGCGCCACGCTGGCCACCAAGCCGGGGATGGCGGCCCCGATCCCGCCGATCCGCTCCCGCCCGGTCCTCACCATGCGCGATATGGGCATGGATATGAAGGGCATGGGCGAAATGCACCATTCGATGGCCATGCGCGATGGCGCCAACGCGCCGTCGGTGAAGATGGGGCCGGGCGTTGCCATGATCGCGCCGATGCCGGTGGACCGGCTGGCCGACCGCCCCACCGGCCTGGAGGAGGTGGACCACCGCGTCCTCACCTATGCGGACTTGCGTGCGCGGGATGCCAACCCCGATCAACGCACGCCCTCGCGAGAAATCGAGGTCCACCTCACCGCCAACATGGAACGCTACATGTGGTCGATCGACGGCGAGACGATCTCGGGCGGCGCGAAGCCCATCCCGTTCCGGCTCGGCGAGCGGGTGCGCGTTACCCTGATCAACGACACGATGATGCCGCACCCGATCCACCTGCACGGCCATTTCTTCGAACTGGTCACCGGCGATCCGGGGCACCGGCCGCGCAAGCATACCGTCAACGTCCTGCCGGGCGGCAAGGTTGCGTTCGACCTGACCGCCGATGCCGAAGGCGACTGGGCGTTTCATTGCCACATGCTGCTGCACATGCACGCGGGGATGATGCGCGTCGTCACCGTGCGCCGCGAAGGGGAGGCGTGA
- a CDS encoding aminotransferase, giving the protein MTTPAQRLSPVYTGMPVTIFEHMSGLARERGAINLGQGFPDDAPPPELVEAVVRATRERSHQYPPMAGLAELRDAVAGFYARAQGLSLARDNVIVTSGATEAVAASVLAVVTPGDEVILFAPAYDAYAPLVRRAGGIPVFVPLRPPHWRYPHEAIAAAITPRTRALVLNDPLNPTGTVASDAELAILAELCVSHDLIAICDEVWENVRFDGKAHRSLLALPGMAERTIKIGSAGKIFGATGWKVGWMVAAPAMAAVLGRAHQFLTFTTPPMLQWALAEALADPAIAAGRQASWGASRAVLIDGLRREGFVVLDNAATWFACIDLAASGIALDDRTFSERAVREAGVASIPLSALWEGPGGPTTILRLCHCKPAAMLEEAVTRLARWRESL; this is encoded by the coding sequence ATGACCACGCCCGCGCAACGCCTCAGCCCGGTCTATACCGGAATGCCCGTCACCATCTTCGAACATATGTCGGGCCTTGCCCGCGAACGGGGCGCAATCAATCTGGGCCAGGGCTTTCCGGACGATGCGCCGCCGCCCGAACTGGTCGAGGCCGTCGTCCGCGCCACGCGCGAGCGCTCGCACCAGTATCCGCCGATGGCAGGCCTTGCCGAACTGCGCGATGCGGTGGCCGGCTTCTATGCTCGTGCCCAAGGGCTGTCCCTTGCCCGTGACAACGTGATCGTCACCTCCGGCGCGACCGAAGCCGTAGCCGCCTCGGTCCTGGCCGTGGTCACCCCCGGCGACGAGGTGATCCTGTTCGCCCCGGCTTACGACGCCTATGCGCCGCTGGTGCGCCGCGCCGGCGGCATACCGGTGTTCGTTCCGCTGCGCCCGCCGCACTGGCGCTATCCGCACGAGGCCATCGCCGCCGCGATCACGCCCCGCACCCGCGCGCTCGTTCTCAACGACCCGCTCAACCCCACCGGCACCGTGGCGTCCGACGCGGAGCTCGCCATACTGGCGGAGCTATGCGTGAGCCATGACCTCATCGCGATCTGCGACGAGGTCTGGGAGAACGTGCGATTCGACGGAAAGGCGCACCGTTCGCTGCTGGCCCTGCCCGGCATGGCGGAGCGCACGATCAAGATCGGATCGGCCGGCAAGATCTTCGGCGCCACCGGCTGGAAAGTCGGCTGGATGGTCGCCGCGCCGGCCATGGCCGCCGTGCTGGGCCGCGCGCACCAGTTCCTGACCTTCACCACACCGCCGATGCTCCAGTGGGCGCTGGCCGAAGCGCTCGCCGATCCCGCCATCGCCGCCGGGCGTCAGGCCAGCTGGGGCGCCTCGCGCGCCGTGCTGATCGACGGCCTGCGCCGTGAAGGCTTCGTAGTGCTCGACAACGCGGCAACCTGGTTCGCCTGTATCGACCTTGCCGCCTCGGGCATCGCGCTCGACGATCGCACCTTCAGCGAGCGCGCAGTGCGCGAGGCGGGCGTCGCCTCGATCCCGCTCTCCGCGCTGTGGGAAGGCCCCGGCGGCCCCACCACGATCCTGCGCCTGTGCCACTGCAAGCCGGCGGCGATGCTGGAAGAAGCCGTCACCCGTCTCGCCCGCTGGCGCGAAAGCCTGTAA